A single window of Malus sylvestris chromosome 5, drMalSylv7.2, whole genome shotgun sequence DNA harbors:
- the LOC126621752 gene encoding ras-related protein Rab7, whose protein sequence is MPSRRRTLLKVIILGDSGVGKTSLMNQYVNKKFSNQYKATIGADFLTKEVQFEDRLFTLQIWDTAGQERFQSLGVAFYRGADCCVLVYDVNSMKSFDNLNNWREEFLIQASPSDPENFPFVVIGNKIDVDGGNSRVVSEKKARAWCASKGNIPYYETSAKEGINVEEAFQCIAKDALKSGEEEEIYLPDTIDVGSSNQPRSTGCEC, encoded by the exons ATGCCGTCTCGGAGAAGAACGCTCTTAAAGGTCATCATCCTCGGCGACAGCGG GGTGGGGAAGACTTCTTTGATGAATCA ATATGTAAACAAGAAGTTTAGCAATCAGTACAAGGCGACAATCGGAGCTgattttttgacaaaagaagTGCAGTTTGAAGACAGGCTCTTCACCTTACAG ATCTGGGATACAGCTGGCCAAGAACGATTCCAAAGCCTTGGTGTAGCTTTTTACCGTGGTGCTGATTGCTGTGTTCTTGTGTATGATGTGAATTCAATGAAGTCATTTGATAACCTTAACAACTGGAGGGAAGAATTTCTCATTCAG GCGAGTCCTTCAGATCCAGAAAATTTCCCATTTGTCGTTATTGGAAACAAGATTGATGTAGATGGTGGAAATAGTCGAGTG GTTTCAGAGAAAAAGGCTCGAGCTTGGTGTGCATCAAAAGGAAATATTCCATACTATGAAACCTCTGCAAAGGAAGGCATTAATGTGGAAGAAGCTTTCCAGTGCATAGCAAAGGACGCTCTGAAGAGTGGGGAAGaggaagaaat ATACTTGCCGGATACCATTGATGTTGGAAGCAGCAATCAGCCAAGGTCAACCGGTTGCGAATGCTAA
- the LOC126621750 gene encoding SWI/SNF complex subunit SWI3D-like translates to MEEKRRDAAGTQPPSNADSPTAEPSSTRRRGGAQKRKASSLGGSTSSSTPSKRFAREKALLSHTSIHNGPLTRARQGPSSLASASSAGAAAKPAAQAKRPDPVGEAVAELVKREIDLEALEASMEAGFESIRSRSANAHVVPSHCGWFSWTKVHSIEEQMLPSFFNGKSVTRTPDVYLEIRNCIMKKFNANPGTFIELKDLLELEVGEFDARQEVMEFLDHWGLINFHPFPPTGSSVASIDGDGVVEKDSLVDKLYHFEALQSRSSVVPKTNITTPTVLSGLFPDSAIAEELVRPEGPAVEYHCNSCSADCSRKRYHCQKQADFDLCTDCFNNGKFDSGMSSSDFILMEPAEVPSVSGGNWTDQETLLLLEALELYKENWNEIAEHVATKTKAQCILHFVQMPIEDTFLDYDDGFDGSAKETACPTSTGNDLSAPKGASEATENKTAVSASDPQTFPIETSKEVTEVNIGQDTSKPEDLNEVKDGQETSKLEDTSELKVDQETDENFALKALKEAFEVVGYSPTPEGQLSFTKVGNPAMALAAFLARLVGPDAAIASAHNSLKYISASCGIALAARHCFILEDPPNGSKEHAGPDSVSAEVEAQKDKVNEDKSQKEDNSTSGLEDKDSSNNSSDKKLEKSSSEEKSQSAKEQDGVVSDEEVGTENLKNSDKLEFPRVESPTTVEDTTDSKVETGHQTSSEKESGRAGKPSEPTEPVTDVDMSDSAPPTKNEIQQPITSNSVEEPPQSKEATKDVDVSNSLATEINGPQPVVTAKSEEPPEPTEVPKDVDMVCDSQTPQKDEPQQPVTSNSVVEKEASDDQTKDGKIEKHDSMETKVGEKIDKLKLAAVSAVSAAAVKAKLLAEQEEDQIRQLAAMLVEKQLHKLDAKLGFFNEMEHVVMRVREQLDRSRQKLYHERAQIIASRLGVPGSSRGMPSSIPANRMAMNIANSVPRPTLGMTSQRPPMSRPMGAAAPTPSNQFSATTLAGSSIWPPRKDKLSSVGSK, encoded by the exons ATGGAAGAAAAACGCCGCGACGCTGCCGGAACTCAGCCGCCGTCAAATGCCGACTCTCCAACCGCCGAGCCGTCTTCTACTCGGCGTCGTGGCGGAGCCCAAAAGCGAAAGGCAAGCAGCCTCGGCGGCTCAACCTCTTCATCGACGCCATCCAAACGTTTCGCTCGCGAGAAGGCTTTGCTTTCTCACACTTCGATCCACAACGGCCCGTTGACCCGGGCCCGTCAGGGCCCTAGCAGCCTCGCTTCGGCTTCATCAGCTGGGGCTGCTGCGAAGCCGGCGGCGCAAGCCAAGCGGCCTGACCCGGTGGGGGAGGCGGTGGCTGAGCTGGTGAAACGGGAGATCGATTTGGAGGCTCTGGAGGCTTCTATGGAGGCTGGGTTTGAATCCATTAGATCTCGCAGTGCCAATGCTCATGTTGTTCCTAGTCATTGCG GTTGGTTTTCTTGGACAAAGGTTCACTCCATTGAGGAGCAAATGTTGCCGTCTTTCTTTAATGGGAAGTCTGTGACTCGGACTCCTGACGTATACTTAGAGATACGTAATTGCATCATGAAGAAATTCAACGCAAATCCGGGCACATTTATTGAATTAAAGGACTTGTTGGAGCTTGAAGTTGGAGAATTTGATGCTAGACAAGAAGTAATGGAATTTTTGGACCATTGGGGTTTGATTAATTTCCACCCATTCCCACCAACAGGTTCTTCTGTGGCCAGCATCGACGGTGATGGAGTGGTTGAAAAGGATTCTTTGGTTGATAAGTTGTATCACTTTGAAGCATTACAATCACGCTCATCAGTTGTTCCCAAGACTAATATAACGACCCCAACAGTGCTATCTGGGTTGTTTCCCGATTCTGCAATTGCTGAAGAGTTGGTTAGGCCTGAAGGGCCAGCTGTTGAGTACCATTGCAACTCTTGTTCAGCTGATTGCTCACGCAAGCGCTACCATTGCCAGAAGCAG GCAGATTTTGATCTATGCACTGATTGCTTTAATAATGGGAAATTCGACTCTGGCATGTCTTCGTCAGATTTCATTCTTATGGAGCCTGCTGAAGTTCCAAGTGTAAGTGGTGGGAACTGGACTGATCAGGAGACTCTCCTTCTCCTTGAAGCATTAGAACTTTATAAAGAAAACTGGAATGAGATTGCTGAACATGttgcaacaaaaacaaaagctcaATGTATACTGCACTTTGTTCAAATGCCAATTGAGGACACTTTTCTTGATTATGACGATGGTTTTGATGGTAGTGCCAAAGAGACTGCATGTCCAACTTCAACCGGAAATGATTTATCGGCCCCCAAAGGTGCCTCTGAAGCAACAGAGAATAAGACTGCTGTTAGTGCGAGTGACCCCCAAACTTTCCCGATTGAAACTTCAAAAGAAGTGACTGAAGTAAACATTGGACAGGATACTTCAAAGCCAGAAGATTTAAATGAAGTCAAAGACGGTCAGGAAACTTCAAAATTGGAAGATACCAGTGAATTGAAAGTTGATCAAGAAACAGATGAGAATTTTGCACTAAAGGCTCTTAAAGAAGCATTCGAAGTTGTTGGTTATTCTCCAACACCTGAAGGTCAACTTTCATTTACAAAAGTGGGAAACCCTGCCATGGCATTG GCAGCATTCCTAGCACGTTTGGTGGGACCTGATGCTGCTATTGCTTCAGCACATAATTCTTTGAAATATATATCTGCCAGTTGTGGTATTGCGCTGGCTGCAAGGCATTGCTTTATTTTGGAAGATCCACCGAATGGCAGTAAGGAACATGCTGGTCCTGATAG TGTTTCTGCTGAAGTGGAAGCACAGAAAGACAAAGTCAATGAAGACAAAAGCCAGAAAGAGGATAACTCCACCTCAGGTTTGGAAGATAAAGATTCATCAAATAATAGCAGTGACAAGAAACTTGAAAAATCTTCTTCTGAAGAAAAGTCGCAATCTGCAAAAGAACAAGATGGCGTAGTTTCTGATGAGGAAGTAGGAACTGAAAATTTGAAGAACTCAGACAAGTTAGAGTTTCCAAGGGTTGAATCACCAACTACTGTGGAGGACACAACCGATTCAAAAGTGGAGACAGGGCATCAAACAAGTTCTGAGAAGGAATCAGGACGAGCAGGAAAGCCTTCTGAACCTACAGAGCCAGTAACTGATGTGGATATGTCTGATTCAGCTCCCCCTACAAAAAATGAGATTCAACAGCCAATTACGTCGAATTCAGTAGAGGAACCTCCTCAATCTAAAGAGGCAACAAAAGATGTAGATGTATCTAATTCTCTGGCTACAGAAATAAATGGACCTCAACCAGTGGTTACTGCCAAATCAGAAGAACCGCCTGAACCTACAGAGGTACCAAAGGATGTGGATATGGTGTGTGATTCTCAGACCCCACAAAAGGATGAGCCTCAGCAACCAGTTACATCAAATTCAGTGGTTGAAAAGGAAGCAA GTGACGATCAAACTAAAGATggtaaaatagaaaaacatgaCAGTATGGAGACAAAGGTGGGTGAGAAAATTGATAAACTAAAGCTTGCTGCAGTTTCTGCAGTGTCAGCGGCTGCAGTGAAGGCAAAGCTTCTAGCAGAACAGGAAGAAGATCAAATCCGACAACTTGCAGCAATGTTGGTGGAGAAGCAG TTGCATAAGTTGGACGCCAAATTAGGATTCTTTAACGAGATGGAACATGTTGTAATGAGGGTAAGAGAGCAATTGGACAGGTCAAGACAGAAGCTCTACCATGAGCGGGCACAGATAATTGCATCTCGCCTTGGTGTACCAGGTTCATCTAGAGGCATGCCATCATCAATTCCTGCCAATAGAATGGCCATGAATATTGCAAACTCAGTTCCAAGGCCCACGCTAGGCATGACTTCCCAAAGGCCACCTATGTCAAGACCGATGGGGGCAGCTGCCCCGACTCCGTCAAACCAATTTTCAGCCACAACATTGGCAGGAAGTTCAATATGGCCTCCCAGAAAGGACAAACTTTCATCAGTTGGGTCCAAGTAA